The Paenibacillus swuensis genome contains the following window.
GGCATAATTTGCCCAATTACAAAGTATATCAGCAAGGGATTTCAAAACCGGAATTAGAATTTATAGGGTTGAGCGAAGCGATAGCCGCCGCCAAGAAACTGCCGGACAGTGCGGTGCGTCAACTCGACAAACCAGGCTGGGTGTGGAGCAACTACACGCAATATAAGCTTTATCAAGGCGAAAAAACATTACCCCAATGGGGTTTTAACGACCTTGCAACAGCCAAAAAAGCGGCTGCAGGTTACGTGAATATGCACATCATAGACGAGAAAACAAATACTTGGGTTTGGGACAACATCACACCTGAGCTCGAGAAGAAACTACGAACCTATGGACAGAACTATGAGGTAACCATTGGGGACACACCCGGAACGGATAAATTCTATTTATTAGAAGAAGCCGTTAAGAAAGCATCCACCCAGCCGGACGCGATTGTTATGAATGTTGTTCGAGGACAAACGGTATATTCCAGTCTTCCGGCATATGAGGTGTATCAGGGTGAATTCGTTAAACGCTTTAAGGATTTGAAACAGGCCTTATATTTCGCCAAATCAATTACGGGTTCCAAAATCATGAAGAACGGTAACACCATATGGACTACGGAACATTATTATCATATTATGCAAGACGGCAAAAGCAAGCTAACCCGTCCTACAGCAACGGACGCCATCACCTATGCTAAGTGGTACAGCAACTCAACCGTAGTTACAGCGGACGGAATTACCCTATGGGACAACTATCGCAAGCTCGTGTATATGGGCTGGAACGGTACGAATGATCCTGATCGCATTACCGAGCATGTAGCGAATACCCAGGGTTTGGATGTGGATTCCCCCTCTTGGTTTGCCCTTATGGACGGCACTGGTGCTCTGGAAGACAAATCTTCCGAGGAGACGGTAGTACAACTAAAGCAACAAGGCATAGCTGTGCATCCGTTAGTACATAATCAATTTAACGCAGAGCTTACTACGTCCTTCCTTGCGAATGCTGAAGCCCAGAAGACTTTCACAAGGACTGTAGTGGACAAAATAGCTTCAATCGGCGGCACCGGTGTCAACCTGGACTTTGAGGCCATGAAAGCTTCCGATCGAGATCGTTATACGAAGTTCGTAACAGACTTTGTGTATTACGCGCATACCCGCAAACTAAAGGTATCCATTGACCTCCCGCGCGGCAGCTTGGCATGGAATGCCAAGACCGCGTATGACCATGCCGCACTCGCCGCACAAGTGGATCAAGTGATCATTATGGCCTACGACCAGTACTGGAAAGGCAGCACCGAAGCGGGATCGGTGTCCGGTCTGCAGTGGATGGAAGAAGGAATTAAGGAGTTTCTGTCGTACGGCATGGAACGGGAAAAGTTGATGCTTGGCATTCCGTTCTATGTCCGTCAATGGCAGATTGACGGAACAGGCAAGCTACTGACCAGCAAAGCCATTTTCATGTCGGATCTACCGGCATTAATCCAAGAAAAGAATGCGGTATCCACATGGGATCCTGAATTTAAACAGTATAAGGTCGAATACAGCGAGAACGGAAGCCGTTACATCTTCTGGATGGAAGATCATACGACCGTAAAAGCGCGTATCCAGCTTGCCAAGACCTATGATTTAGGCGGCATCGCCGTATGGCGGTTAGGTTATGAGCCCTCCGCCCTATGGTCCGAAATATTACGTATGAAATGAAGAAAAGCTTCGCCGCGAATGAATGCGGCGAAGCTTTTCTGTTGTATTTTAGACAGATGGAGTGATCTCAGGTTCTTGCTGTGCATTCTTCTTCTCATTCTTACGGTCTGTCAACTTGATATGACCGAGGAACGGTGTAATCAGAACGCCAAGGATGACAAAGATCAAACCGTAAATAAACACATCCTGCAAAGCCGTCACCAAAGAGGATTTCACAATCGGCACAACTTGTTCCGTGAAGACGGGAGGCAAAGTTTTCAATACATTAGGGTCTAACAGAGATGAGTATAGCGCTTGTGGATTGGTTTCAACCATTTCCTTAAACGGTGCGACGGCTTGAGCATTATCAGCAGGCATTGTATCCAGTACAGGGACCAAACGGTCATGCAACAAGTGGGTCGACTTCGAATTCATAATCGCGCCGAGAATCGTCATTCCGAACGTCCCGCCGATCTGACGGAAAAATTGGGATGAGGATGT
Protein-coding sequences here:
- a CDS encoding glycosyl hydrolase family 18 protein; translated protein: MKPWKKLALSAIAMTLFAQPFAFAATQDSTTKYRVYQKQNVLKEFADLKQAKTYASSFRYSRVENIGSRGWVWHNLPNYKVYQQGISKPELEFIGLSEAIAAAKKLPDSAVRQLDKPGWVWSNYTQYKLYQGEKTLPQWGFNDLATAKKAAAGYVNMHIIDEKTNTWVWDNITPELEKKLRTYGQNYEVTIGDTPGTDKFYLLEEAVKKASTQPDAIVMNVVRGQTVYSSLPAYEVYQGEFVKRFKDLKQALYFAKSITGSKIMKNGNTIWTTEHYYHIMQDGKSKLTRPTATDAITYAKWYSNSTVVTADGITLWDNYRKLVYMGWNGTNDPDRITEHVANTQGLDVDSPSWFALMDGTGALEDKSSEETVVQLKQQGIAVHPLVHNQFNAELTTSFLANAEAQKTFTRTVVDKIASIGGTGVNLDFEAMKASDRDRYTKFVTDFVYYAHTRKLKVSIDLPRGSLAWNAKTAYDHAALAAQVDQVIIMAYDQYWKGSTEAGSVSGLQWMEEGIKEFLSYGMEREKLMLGIPFYVRQWQIDGTGKLLTSKAIFMSDLPALIQEKNAVSTWDPEFKQYKVEYSENGSRYIFWMEDHTTVKARIQLAKTYDLGGIAVWRLGYEPSALWSEILRMK